A region from the Chthoniobacterales bacterium genome encodes:
- a CDS encoding biopolymer transporter ExbD, with protein sequence MRRYSDKNSFHTLSEINVTPMLDLCFVLLVIFMVTTPLLENSIDLVVPTSATASKAIEPSQVQTISIDKNSVVKLNNTAVSLDSLPDALREIMAKKPNIAVVVRPHKELPVQKFVDVMDVLQKLKISKVGVVTQPQ encoded by the coding sequence ATGCGTCGTTATTCCGACAAAAACAGCTTCCACACGCTGAGCGAGATCAACGTCACGCCCATGCTCGATCTGTGCTTCGTGCTGCTGGTCATTTTCATGGTCACCACGCCGCTGCTCGAGAACAGCATCGATCTAGTCGTGCCGACTTCCGCCACGGCCAGCAAAGCCATCGAGCCCAGCCAGGTGCAGACCATTTCCATCGATAAAAACAGCGTGGTGAAATTGAATAACACCGCAGTGAGCCTCGACAGTCTGCCAGATGCGTTGCGCGAAATCATGGCCAAGAAACCCAACATCGCTGTCGTCGTCCGCCCGCACAAAGAATTGCCGGTGCAAAAATTCGTCGATGTAATGGACGTTTTGCAGAAGCTAAAAATCAGCAAAGTTGGCGTCGTCACCCAGCCCCAATGA
- a CDS encoding HAD hydrolase family protein produces MSLPIQLLSTDFDGTILDWGLDVESAQPFFDLVGDWQKRGLIWAINTGRSIPQLEDALTAPNFPIQPNYIITTERAVHRRGVNSWEDFGDWNRRCAEAHARLHMEAREIYSQLSTYASRQRGMMLQRTDNDIEGIIALNESQMDEAVAWLEKLRVNLPDVNWQRNSVYLRFCHVDYDKGSALLELARLLGISREGTFAAGDNHNDLPMLDGSAARWVACPSNSIPEVKATVKTAGGHIASQIAGLGVAEALQACPWV; encoded by the coding sequence ATGTCCCTGCCGATCCAGCTTCTCAGCACCGACTTCGACGGCACAATTCTTGACTGGGGGCTCGACGTCGAATCTGCGCAGCCCTTCTTCGATCTGGTGGGAGACTGGCAAAAAAGAGGACTCATCTGGGCGATCAATACGGGCCGCTCCATTCCACAACTAGAGGATGCACTGACAGCTCCTAATTTTCCCATTCAGCCAAATTACATCATCACGACGGAACGCGCGGTACACCGGCGCGGTGTGAATTCTTGGGAGGATTTTGGAGATTGGAATCGTCGCTGCGCTGAGGCTCATGCCCGACTGCACATGGAGGCGCGGGAGATTTATTCGCAACTCAGCACCTACGCATCTCGTCAGCGCGGCATGATGCTGCAAAGGACCGACAACGATATCGAAGGCATCATTGCGCTGAATGAAAGCCAGATGGATGAGGCGGTCGCCTGGTTGGAAAAATTGCGGGTGAATCTGCCCGATGTCAACTGGCAGCGAAACAGCGTTTATCTTCGTTTTTGTCACGTCGATTACGACAAAGGCAGTGCGCTGCTCGAACTCGCGCGGTTGCTCGGCATCAGCCGTGAAGGAACCTTTGCCGCAGGCGATAATCACAACGACCTGCCCATGCTCGACGGCAGCGCTGCGCGCTGGGTTGCATGTCCATCAAACTCGATCCCGGAAGTGAAGGCCACGGTGAAAACTGCGGGCGGTCACATTGCGAGTCAGATTGCCGGACTGGGAGTGGCCGAGGCTTTGCAGGCGTGTCCGTGGGTCTGA
- a CDS encoding efflux RND transporter permease subunit has translation MNLTELFVRRPIATTLVMLAILGFGLLSYVKLPVSDLPSVDFPTISVSANLPGASPETMASSVATPLEKRFSAIPGIDSMTSSSALGSTTITIQFNLSRDIDAAAQDVQSAISQAQRDLPTDLTSPPSYRKVNPADFPVLLLAAYSETLPLTKVNEYAETLVGQRLSTVSGVAQVDVYGEQKFAVRVELDPRQLATRGLALDTIEQSIRGGNSNLATGELDAGVKSRTIKTNGQLTTAGQYRKLIVAYRGGLPVRLEEVAHVTDGVENDKNLSWYNKTRGIVLAVQRQPGANTVQLIDEIRKLLPTFQKQLPAGVHLEILQDRSIAIRESLHDVQFTLILAIVLVVLVIFLFLRNLRATLIPSTAIPLSIIGTFAVMYLLGFSMNNFSLMAVILAVGFVVDDAIVVLENIVRYIEQGDPPMDAALKGGREIGFTILSMTLSLAAVFIPVLFMGGILGRLLNEFAVTIAVAILLSGFISLSLTPMLCSRFLKPHPENEKHNRLYNWFENVFDGLVSRYESTLHWAFKNQMIVAVVAILMALATAWLFTLVPKGFLPTEDTGRITISTEAEQGVSFEKLIELQQQAADIVGRNPAVAAYLSRIGGGSGGSVNTGRLIITLKDRHERPKVDEIIRQMRKEFAGIVGLKVFPQNPPTIRIGGAQTKSLYQFTLFGPDLGQLYGAAGKMEAAMRQISGLVDVTTDLQISSPQVLVSIDRDRAATLGVSAAQIETTLGSAYGARQISTIYTPNDQYRVILELADPYKRDAVDLTRLYVNSTSGRLIPLSAFTQLRTEVGPLSVQHLGQLPAVTLSFDLAPGVSLGDVVPQIERTAQQQLDPQISSQFQGTAQAFTSSLAGLGLLLVAAFLLIYIILGVLYESFIHPITILSGLPSAGFGALLTLLIFRAELNVYGFVGLLMLIGIVKKNAIMMIDFALEAQRNGNKSPSEAIFEACLTRFRPILMTTLAAMAGTLPIALGLGAGGDVRRPLGLAVVGGLVISQMVTLYITPLLYLYLENFQQRLGKKKKSAANPHKRSLTPLEAA, from the coding sequence ATGAACCTGACCGAACTTTTTGTCCGACGTCCCATCGCCACCACTTTGGTAATGCTGGCCATACTTGGATTCGGGTTGCTCTCGTATGTGAAGCTGCCGGTGAGCGATCTGCCGAGCGTGGATTTTCCGACGATTAGCGTCTCGGCCAATCTGCCCGGCGCGAGTCCTGAGACGATGGCTTCATCGGTCGCGACTCCATTGGAAAAACGATTTTCCGCCATTCCCGGAATCGATTCCATGACGTCCTCAAGCGCGCTCGGCAGCACGACGATCACAATTCAATTCAACCTTTCGCGCGACATCGATGCAGCCGCGCAGGATGTGCAGTCGGCCATTTCCCAAGCCCAGCGCGACTTGCCCACGGATCTTACCAGCCCGCCTTCCTATCGCAAGGTGAACCCAGCGGATTTTCCAGTTTTACTGCTTGCGGCCTACTCGGAAACATTGCCGCTGACCAAGGTCAACGAATATGCCGAGACGCTGGTGGGGCAACGACTTTCGACGGTGTCTGGTGTTGCGCAGGTGGATGTTTATGGTGAGCAAAAATTTGCTGTTCGAGTGGAACTCGACCCACGCCAGCTCGCCACCCGAGGCCTGGCACTGGATACGATTGAGCAATCCATCCGCGGCGGAAATTCAAACCTGGCCACCGGTGAACTGGATGCGGGTGTTAAATCCAGAACGATCAAGACCAACGGTCAGCTCACCACAGCGGGACAATATCGCAAGCTGATCGTCGCCTATCGTGGCGGACTCCCCGTTCGTTTGGAGGAAGTGGCGCATGTCACGGACGGAGTCGAGAACGATAAAAATCTAAGCTGGTATAACAAAACTCGCGGCATCGTTTTAGCCGTGCAACGCCAGCCCGGTGCCAACACGGTGCAACTCATCGACGAAATCCGTAAGTTGCTTCCGACGTTTCAAAAACAACTCCCAGCCGGAGTTCATCTTGAGATCCTTCAAGACCGATCCATTGCCATCCGTGAGTCGCTCCACGACGTGCAATTCACCCTCATCCTCGCCATTGTTTTGGTGGTCTTGGTCATATTTCTTTTTCTCCGCAACTTGCGCGCGACGCTCATTCCGAGCACCGCCATTCCGTTGTCCATCATCGGGACTTTTGCGGTGATGTATCTGCTGGGGTTTAGCATGAACAACTTCTCGCTGATGGCGGTAATTCTTGCCGTCGGTTTTGTGGTGGATGATGCCATCGTGGTGCTGGAAAATATTGTTCGCTACATCGAGCAAGGAGACCCCCCGATGGATGCCGCATTAAAGGGCGGACGGGAGATTGGCTTCACGATTTTGTCGATGACGCTTTCGCTGGCCGCTGTGTTTATTCCCGTGCTTTTCATGGGCGGAATTTTGGGACGACTGCTGAACGAATTTGCAGTCACCATTGCAGTCGCCATTCTCCTGTCGGGATTTATTTCTCTCTCTCTGACGCCAATGTTGTGCAGCCGGTTTTTAAAACCGCATCCAGAAAACGAAAAGCACAACCGACTCTACAATTGGTTTGAAAATGTCTTCGATGGACTCGTCTCCCGATACGAATCGACGCTGCATTGGGCCTTCAAAAATCAAATGATCGTCGCCGTCGTGGCGATCTTGATGGCGCTGGCCACCGCGTGGCTTTTCACGCTGGTGCCCAAGGGATTTCTTCCTACCGAAGACACGGGTCGCATTACAATTTCCACGGAAGCGGAACAAGGCGTCTCATTTGAAAAGCTTATCGAGTTGCAGCAGCAAGCCGCCGACATCGTGGGTCGCAATCCAGCGGTTGCCGCCTATCTCTCGCGCATTGGCGGTGGCTCGGGTGGCTCGGTAAATACCGGTCGTCTCATCATCACGTTGAAGGACCGTCACGAACGACCCAAGGTTGATGAAATCATCCGGCAAATGCGCAAAGAATTTGCCGGCATTGTTGGCCTGAAAGTCTTTCCACAAAACCCGCCCACGATTCGTATTGGCGGTGCGCAGACGAAGAGCCTTTATCAATTCACACTCTTTGGACCCGACCTCGGCCAACTCTATGGCGCGGCCGGAAAAATGGAAGCCGCCATGCGCCAGATTTCCGGTTTGGTGGATGTGACGACTGACCTGCAGATTTCCAGTCCGCAAGTTCTGGTCTCCATAGATCGGGATCGTGCCGCGACTCTGGGCGTGAGCGCGGCGCAGATTGAAACCACCCTCGGCAGTGCTTATGGCGCGCGCCAGATTTCCACGATCTACACTCCGAATGATCAATACCGTGTGATCCTCGAACTCGCCGATCCTTACAAACGCGACGCGGTCGATCTCACCCGGCTTTATGTGAACTCGACCAGCGGACGCCTGATTCCACTCAGCGCGTTCACACAACTTCGCACAGAAGTGGGACCGCTCTCGGTGCAGCATCTGGGGCAATTGCCAGCTGTCACTTTGTCATTCGACTTGGCCCCCGGCGTGTCTTTGGGTGATGTGGTGCCACAAATCGAACGCACGGCGCAGCAGCAACTCGACCCACAAATTAGCAGTCAGTTTCAAGGCACCGCGCAGGCGTTTACCAGCTCCCTGGCCGGACTTGGATTATTATTGGTGGCAGCATTTTTGCTCATCTACATCATTCTGGGAGTCCTCTACGAAAGTTTCATTCATCCGATTACAATCCTGTCGGGGTTGCCGTCAGCCGGATTCGGCGCGCTCCTGACGCTGCTCATTTTTCGTGCTGAGTTAAATGTTTATGGCTTCGTCGGTCTCCTCATGCTCATCGGCATTGTGAAGAAAAACGCCATCATGATGATCGACTTCGCCCTTGAGGCGCAGCGCAACGGCAACAAATCGCCCTCCGAAGCCATTTTCGAAGCCTGCCTCACCCGGTTTCGTCCGATCCTCATGACCACTCTTGCCGCGATGGCCGGAACTCTGCCGATAGCGCTCGGACTCGGTGCCGGCGGCGACGTTCGCCGTCCGCTGGGCTTGGCTGTGGTCGGCGGGCTGGTCATTTCCCAAATGGTCACCCTCTACATCACCCCGTTGCTTTATCTGTATCTGGAAAATTTCCAGCAACGGCTGGGGAAGAAAAAAAAATCCGCCGCTAACCCGCACAAGCGGAGTCTCACTCCCTTGGAAGCCGCTTAG
- a CDS encoding bifunctional fucokinase/fucose-1-phosphate guanylyltransferase: MIVPQSSPLQYLLSLPPAMAAAFADLENKAAPQWIAAADPANSKLGSGGGVAHLLQNAWAQNHGSVDFSSWLNQSKKLLLMAGGQSRRLPAYAAVGKIMLPFKALRGVPGQRLDQTLLDVQLPAYESVLTHAPAGHRVLVTSGDVHLRFDKTLPPFPEVDVLGLGMWVRPEVASDFGVFFSRRDQPGVLDFFLQKPTADEIQARSAEHFYLVDTGMWLLSQRTVEVLFECCGWDGQIFPAGHPDFYELYAGMGLALGKNPTVQDTKINSLSSAVVALPGAEFYHLGTGRQLIESVSAIENREQAGSQPGWNGRQPHPDQHVLNSHFSMPLRRQENHTLWVENATIPSTWKISSEHVLTGIPPNAWSLTLQRGQCLDMVPIGEEHFAIRPYHIDDPFKGTVSDPQTCWLGESAGKWFEDRGISLADAGISPRSDIQQTALFPVVKEEQIDSDFIQWLFDPNRKTRATQRAAYLASQRLSAEAICNVAALHRVYLQRQQNLSQVLGAFIQNNRWNSFFKLDLDSTAATFAQYLPSIPESPQLDAMDAIHEKSFRAAVLRRQGNDDWQSHERAAFQTMRDLVVEESLLSPAAPVRNILDDQIIWARSPVRLDLAGGWSDTPPYCLEYGGAVVNVAVNLNGQPPIQVFAKLSPTLAIILRSIDLGIERRLSTYEEISEFDQPQADFSLAKAALALAGFLPKFHSTGQYSSLREQLRDFGGGIELTFLSAAPKGSGLGTSSILSATTLGALSELCGLGWDRQTLFQRSLALEQLLTTGGGWQDQAGGLHRGIKIIETEPGIMQRPGIRWLPEHLFEQGLRNNTILLYYTGITRMAKNILQEIVRGMFLNSRKHLDQLDAIRTHGHQTFDALQSGNWDTLCAAVRHSWELNQALDAGTNPPQVQAILVRAQPHISAAKLLGAGGGGYLLFFANDASAAQALRMDLTTRPPNATARFVEFGISQTGLAITRS, encoded by the coding sequence ATGATCGTGCCGCAATCGAGCCCGCTGCAATATCTGCTGTCCTTGCCACCAGCCATGGCAGCGGCTTTTGCGGACTTGGAAAACAAAGCGGCGCCACAATGGATCGCTGCTGCGGACCCGGCGAATAGCAAACTCGGCTCGGGTGGCGGAGTGGCTCATCTTTTGCAGAACGCGTGGGCGCAAAATCACGGGTCAGTCGATTTTTCTTCCTGGCTAAATCAGTCGAAAAAACTTCTCCTGATGGCTGGCGGACAAAGCCGCCGTCTGCCCGCCTACGCTGCGGTGGGCAAGATAATGCTGCCTTTTAAGGCACTACGCGGCGTCCCCGGTCAGCGTCTCGACCAGACCCTGCTGGATGTGCAGCTTCCGGCCTATGAGAGCGTGCTGACTCATGCGCCTGCCGGCCACCGGGTGCTGGTGACGAGTGGGGATGTGCATCTGCGATTTGACAAAACCTTACCGCCATTTCCCGAAGTGGATGTTTTGGGATTGGGCATGTGGGTGCGCCCAGAGGTTGCGTCGGATTTCGGGGTTTTCTTTAGCCGACGCGACCAGCCGGGTGTGCTGGATTTCTTTCTGCAAAAACCGACCGCAGACGAAATTCAAGCACGTTCAGCCGAGCATTTTTATCTGGTCGATACAGGCATGTGGCTCTTGAGCCAACGTACTGTGGAAGTGCTCTTTGAATGCTGCGGATGGGACGGGCAGATATTCCCGGCAGGTCATCCAGATTTTTATGAACTCTATGCCGGCATGGGTCTGGCCCTCGGTAAAAATCCAACTGTGCAAGATACGAAGATCAATTCGTTGAGCAGTGCAGTGGTCGCATTGCCCGGCGCAGAATTTTATCATCTCGGCACTGGCCGTCAGTTGATTGAATCCGTCTCCGCCATTGAAAACAGGGAGCAAGCCGGCAGCCAACCCGGCTGGAATGGCCGCCAACCGCATCCCGATCAGCACGTCCTCAATTCGCATTTTTCCATGCCCCTGCGGAGGCAGGAAAATCACACTCTATGGGTGGAGAATGCGACAATCCCATCGACTTGGAAAATATCGAGCGAGCACGTCCTAACTGGGATTCCTCCGAATGCTTGGAGCCTGACACTTCAGCGCGGACAATGTCTGGATATGGTGCCCATTGGAGAGGAGCACTTCGCTATTAGGCCCTATCATATTGACGATCCATTTAAGGGAACTGTCTCCGATCCGCAGACCTGCTGGCTGGGTGAGTCGGCTGGAAAATGGTTTGAGGATCGCGGCATTTCTCTAGCAGATGCCGGCATATCACCTAGATCCGACATTCAGCAGACGGCCCTTTTTCCAGTTGTGAAAGAGGAGCAAATCGACAGTGATTTCATTCAGTGGCTTTTCGATCCCAACCGGAAAACGCGCGCTACACAACGCGCAGCCTATCTGGCCAGCCAGCGTCTTTCTGCTGAAGCCATTTGTAATGTGGCAGCGCTACATCGTGTCTATTTGCAACGGCAGCAAAACCTAAGCCAGGTGCTCGGTGCCTTTATTCAGAACAACCGCTGGAACTCTTTTTTCAAACTCGACCTGGATTCGACTGCAGCCACGTTCGCACAGTATTTGCCAAGCATTCCGGAATCCCCACAACTCGATGCGATGGATGCCATTCACGAGAAAAGTTTTCGCGCCGCTGTTCTTCGACGCCAAGGTAATGACGACTGGCAGTCGCATGAAAGAGCGGCTTTTCAAACGATGCGCGACTTGGTCGTGGAAGAGTCGCTTCTAAGTCCCGCAGCTCCCGTGCGGAATATTCTCGATGACCAAATCATTTGGGCTCGAAGTCCGGTGCGGCTCGATCTGGCAGGCGGCTGGAGCGACACGCCGCCCTACTGCCTCGAATATGGTGGGGCCGTTGTAAATGTGGCTGTCAATTTGAATGGGCAACCTCCCATCCAAGTCTTTGCCAAGCTTTCACCGACGCTGGCAATTATTTTGAGATCGATCGATCTAGGCATCGAAAGAAGGCTTTCGACTTATGAGGAAATATCGGAGTTCGACCAGCCTCAAGCGGATTTTTCCCTCGCCAAGGCTGCTCTCGCTCTGGCTGGTTTCCTGCCGAAATTTCATTCCACAGGGCAGTATTCAAGTCTTCGAGAACAGCTCCGAGATTTCGGCGGCGGCATCGAGTTGACCTTTCTTTCCGCCGCTCCAAAGGGTTCTGGACTGGGCACTAGCAGCATTCTTTCGGCCACCACTTTAGGGGCTCTCAGTGAGCTCTGCGGACTCGGCTGGGATCGCCAGACTCTCTTTCAGCGTAGTCTGGCACTTGAGCAACTCCTCACGACCGGCGGTGGTTGGCAGGATCAGGCAGGAGGCTTGCATCGCGGGATTAAAATCATAGAGACAGAGCCCGGAATCATGCAGCGGCCGGGCATTCGCTGGCTGCCGGAGCACCTTTTCGAGCAAGGCCTGCGAAACAATACGATCCTGCTTTATTACACCGGGATCACGCGTATGGCCAAAAACATCCTCCAGGAAATTGTTCGCGGAATGTTCCTCAACTCACGCAAACATCTGGATCAACTCGATGCCATTCGTACTCATGGTCATCAGACTTTCGATGCGCTGCAATCAGGAAATTGGGACACTCTCTGCGCGGCAGTTCGCCATAGTTGGGAATTAAATCAAGCACTCGACGCAGGCACCAATCCGCCCCAAGTGCAGGCCATCTTGGTGCGTGCGCAGCCGCACATCTCAGCCGCAAAATTACTTGGAGCCGGCGGCGGGGGTTACCTGCTTTTCTTTGCCAATGACGCGTCTGCAGCCCAGGCACTACGAATGGATTTAACCACGCGCCCACCGAATGCAACTGCGCGATTCGTGGAGTTTGGCATTTCGCAAACAGGTCTGGCCATCACACGCAGCTAA
- a CDS encoding TonB C-terminal domain-containing protein, with protein MSDKWRFRRNLVLIALAHLAAVFLIFHFGREGNSGGGGGGDKVTWVDPAAFAKKDSTPDQEKSTPEPTPIPTPEPATPEPTPPPATPPPVDDGLNLSTPTPTPKLTPKPTATPKPKPSVTSSPTPKKTPSPTPKKSPSPTPKKKPTPAEDSETKPKKSPLPKAVKKPIVDDPETATKKTAALKALRGDSGEEKTPGEKSGADAVTGESKSNGKGAGEGSGTGPGKGTGSGGGEGDGVGTGKGAGSGSGTDPGLLDAYNQAIKMKCDTWEQPVSQLKVDQKFVTTMTLTISKTGTLESYTVKNSSGNEIVDESVKAFLGTIKRFPAPPTGKEYIININFQLGGE; from the coding sequence ATGAGTGATAAATGGCGTTTCCGACGCAACCTGGTTCTTATCGCACTGGCTCACTTGGCAGCCGTTTTTCTGATCTTCCATTTCGGTCGGGAAGGAAATTCTGGAGGCGGTGGTGGTGGAGACAAGGTTACGTGGGTTGATCCTGCGGCATTCGCCAAAAAGGATTCCACTCCCGACCAGGAAAAGTCCACGCCAGAGCCGACGCCCATTCCCACCCCTGAACCGGCCACTCCCGAACCGACGCCCCCGCCTGCGACTCCGCCACCCGTGGACGATGGGCTGAATCTTTCCACTCCAACTCCAACACCCAAGCTGACTCCGAAGCCAACGGCAACGCCCAAACCAAAGCCGAGCGTCACTTCAAGCCCAACGCCAAAGAAAACCCCGTCACCAACTCCCAAGAAATCGCCCAGTCCAACTCCTAAGAAGAAACCCACTCCAGCGGAGGATTCTGAGACCAAACCAAAGAAGTCGCCTTTGCCAAAAGCAGTGAAAAAGCCCATCGTCGATGATCCTGAAACGGCGACCAAAAAAACAGCGGCGTTAAAAGCATTGCGTGGTGATTCTGGAGAGGAGAAAACACCCGGAGAGAAGTCCGGCGCGGATGCAGTCACAGGCGAGTCCAAATCCAATGGAAAAGGTGCTGGCGAGGGTTCTGGAACTGGCCCCGGTAAAGGCACCGGCAGTGGAGGCGGTGAGGGAGATGGCGTGGGAACTGGAAAGGGTGCTGGGTCCGGCTCCGGCACAGACCCCGGTTTGCTGGACGCTTATAACCAAGCGATTAAAATGAAATGCGACACGTGGGAGCAGCCAGTCTCGCAACTTAAAGTGGATCAAAAATTCGTCACTACGATGACTTTGACGATTTCCAAAACTGGTACGCTGGAGAGCTACACCGTGAAAAATTCCTCCGGTAACGAGATCGTCGATGAGTCGGTGAAAGCGTTTCTCGGGACGATCAAACGTTTCCCCGCTCCGCCTACCGGCAAGGAATACATCATCAATATCAACTTCCAGCTTGGCGGCGAATAA
- the fabG gene encoding 3-oxoacyl-[acyl-carrier-protein] reductase, protein MRFTNTVAVITGAGRGIGAAIAQRLASEGAKVAVVSRTEANSQKVADAINAQFPEAARAYAVDVADHAASAAAAQQIAKDFGQVDVLVNNAGVTRDRLALRLSEEDWDVVLDTNLKGAFNFIQPLLRPIMKSGKGRIINISSVSGLMGTAGQVNYGASKAGLIGLSKSLAREVASRGVTVNVIAPGFITTDMTDVLTDDLKKMVQTQIPLASFGEPDDIASAVAFLASAEARYITGQVLTVDGGLSM, encoded by the coding sequence ATGAGATTTACCAACACAGTCGCCGTCATCACTGGAGCGGGCCGAGGAATCGGTGCCGCCATTGCCCAACGTCTCGCTTCCGAGGGTGCGAAAGTCGCGGTCGTCAGTCGAACGGAAGCCAACTCACAAAAAGTCGCCGACGCGATCAATGCGCAGTTTCCCGAAGCCGCTCGTGCCTACGCGGTCGATGTGGCTGATCATGCCGCCAGCGCCGCCGCCGCCCAACAGATCGCCAAAGATTTCGGTCAGGTCGATGTGCTCGTAAATAATGCCGGAGTGACTCGCGACCGGCTGGCCTTGCGTCTGTCCGAGGAAGACTGGGATGTGGTGCTCGATACAAATCTGAAAGGCGCTTTTAATTTTATCCAGCCGCTGCTCCGCCCGATCATGAAATCTGGCAAGGGACGTATCATTAATATCAGCAGTGTTAGCGGTCTGATGGGCACTGCCGGCCAGGTGAATTACGGTGCGAGCAAGGCGGGTTTGATCGGACTCAGCAAATCACTCGCACGCGAAGTGGCCAGCCGCGGAGTGACTGTGAACGTGATCGCTCCGGGATTCATCACCACCGACATGACCGATGTGTTAACGGACGATTTGAAAAAAATGGTGCAAACGCAGATCCCATTGGCCAGCTTTGGAGAGCCGGACGACATCGCCAGCGCAGTAGCGTTTTTAGCATCCGCCGAGGCGCGCTACATCACGGGCCAAGTGCTGACGGTTGACGGTGGTCTCTCGATGTAA
- a CDS encoding class I SAM-dependent methyltransferase, with translation MQGYVRGKIRTDPAYHIALSTLRNSHLPVLDIGCGMGFLSFFLRECGFAPPIIGVDFDAPKIASAREIAHAHYEDLDFRVEDAASVQDFQGNVVLLDVLQYLPPEKQHDLLRLLPSLIAPGGQCIIRGTPKDSSWRFRFTQWDDRAMHAIRWIKSPALYYLSKDEITGPFLLPGFRSEVRPLWGRTPFNSHLFVFERTTESVSCV, from the coding sequence ATGCAAGGTTATGTGCGTGGGAAAATCCGCACCGATCCTGCCTACCACATCGCATTGAGCACATTGCGCAATTCACATTTACCCGTGCTGGACATCGGCTGCGGTATGGGATTCCTCTCTTTTTTTCTTCGTGAATGCGGCTTCGCTCCACCCATTATTGGCGTGGATTTCGATGCCCCGAAAATCGCCAGTGCACGAGAAATCGCACACGCCCATTATGAAGATCTGGACTTTCGAGTGGAAGACGCTGCGTCCGTGCAAGACTTTCAGGGAAACGTCGTTCTCCTGGACGTGCTTCAATATCTCCCTCCCGAAAAACAGCACGATCTCTTACGATTACTCCCCAGCCTCATTGCTCCCGGTGGACAATGCATCATTCGCGGAACCCCCAAAGATAGTAGCTGGCGGTTCCGGTTTACCCAATGGGATGACCGGGCCATGCATGCCATTCGCTGGATTAAAAGCCCGGCACTGTATTACCTGAGCAAGGATGAAATCACCGGCCCTTTTCTCCTGCCAGGATTTCGTTCAGAGGTCCGTCCGCTCTGGGGCAGAACCCCATTTAACAGTCATCTCTTTGTATTTGAGCGAACGACTGAGTCGGTTAGCTGCGTGTGA
- a CDS encoding MotA/TolQ/ExbB proton channel family protein has protein sequence MSILLAANALEFALQESNPAGKAVLAALFIGSIFSWSIMITKLRTIVFAKKQSGKFLDLFRSNRAPLNIFEARLKFEGAPVFAVYKAGCKEMTFQLLGSAEVDETFRARLENADKVTPAQMRVVTSAMERAVGETALKIESQMILLATAVSGAPFLGLLGTVWGVMDTFTGVAEAGSATLAAMAPGVSGALITTVTGLLVAIPAMFGYNFLVTSIRGLTVEMDNFSAELASEFEHRYVDHGSRSLPFIPHR, from the coding sequence ATGTCCATCTTGTTAGCCGCAAACGCCTTGGAGTTCGCTTTGCAGGAATCCAACCCCGCTGGCAAGGCCGTGCTGGCGGCGCTTTTTATCGGATCGATCTTCAGTTGGTCGATCATGATCACCAAGCTGAGAACGATTGTTTTCGCCAAAAAGCAGAGCGGAAAATTCCTCGATCTCTTTCGGTCCAACCGTGCTCCGCTGAATATTTTCGAGGCTCGGCTGAAGTTCGAGGGAGCGCCGGTTTTTGCTGTTTACAAGGCGGGTTGCAAAGAAATGACCTTCCAATTGCTAGGGTCCGCCGAGGTCGATGAAACTTTTCGCGCCCGCCTCGAAAACGCCGACAAAGTCACTCCTGCTCAAATGCGCGTTGTCACCAGCGCGATGGAGCGCGCCGTTGGCGAAACCGCCCTAAAAATCGAGTCGCAGATGATTTTACTGGCGACGGCTGTTTCCGGTGCGCCGTTCCTCGGTCTTCTCGGCACGGTCTGGGGCGTGATGGATACTTTTACCGGAGTCGCCGAAGCTGGCTCGGCCACTTTGGCCGCTATGGCCCCGGGTGTTTCGGGTGCGCTGATCACGACGGTGACTGGATTGCTTGTCGCGATTCCAGCCATGTTTGGCTACAATTTTTTAGTCACCAGCATCCGCGGGCTCACCGTGGAAATGGATAATTTTTCCGCTGAACTCGCCTCTGAGTTTGAGCATCGTTACGTGGACCATGGATCGCGTTCGCTGCCGTTTATCCCGCACCGCTAA